A window of Candidatus Rokuibacteriota bacterium genomic DNA:
TGCGGCTGGCGCAGCCGCCACGTGCCCAAGCCGACAACGGGAATACCCAGCTTGAGCGCAAGCGCGATCTCGGAGAGCGTGCCGTACATCCCACCCACGGCGATCAGCGCGTCGCACGAACGGACCAGGATCACATTGCGCGCCTGGTCCATCCCGGTCACGATAGGCACGGTGACCCACCGGTTGGCGTCCTGCCGTCTGAAGCCCGGCAGAATGCCCACCACCACACCGCCGGCTTCCGCCGCGCCCCGCGAGGCGGCCTCCATGACGCCCCCGCGCCCACCCGAAATGAGCACGGCGCCGGCTCGCGCGACGGCATCGCCCACGCGTCGCGCGAGGGCCGCCGTGCGCTTGGAGCACGACCCCTCCCCGACCACGCCGATATGCTGGACGACCGGCATCAGCGGGAGCCGCTGCTACGACGGCGGCGAATGCGCCGCGTCGCGAGCCGACGGAAGCGGACCGAATGCGTCCCGCACCACTTCGCGAGCGCGCGCGGCGTCCACATTGTTCGCGCGCCGGCAGGGCGTGGTCTCTGCGAGGACGCGCTCCGGATCCTGCCAGAGGCGGTACTTCTTGAACTTGTCCTCGAACTCGATG
This region includes:
- a CDS encoding TIGR00725 family protein; its protein translation is MPVVQHIGVVGEGSCSKRTAALARRVGDAVARAGAVLISGGRGGVMEAASRGAAEAGGVVVGILPGFRRQDANRWVTVPIVTGMDQARNVILVRSCDALIAVGGMYGTLSEIALALKLGIPVVGLGTWRLRQPQGRRVPIVRAATPEAAVRRAIRAAGPARRAAGWLS